The DNA segment GCTTACCTTGCGTAGTCTTCAATTTAAAGCGACGATATTCCTTCTTCGCCGGCTTACCACCTTCAAAGACAACCATTGACGCCACAGTTTCAGCCCCTTGAGTATGGGAAATATCGAAACACTCCATACGTTCTGGTAAGCGCGGCAAGTCTAAGACTTCCGCTAATTTCTTAACGGCCCCACCAGTCTTATCGATTTGGTACTGCCATTGACGACGGCGCTCTTCAAGGAAGGTTTCTGCATTCTCATGAGCCATCTTGATCATATCCATCTTATAGCCACGCTGAGGCACAGATACCTCTACATTCTGACCTTTGAGCTGTGTAAACCATTCACTTAATAAGTCTCTATCAGAACTATCCATAGGTAATAATAATTCCTTCGGAATGAAGTTCGTATCCCCATAGTATTGCTTGATAAAGTCCGTCATAATCGTTTCTGGACTATCTCCATCGTGTTGAACAAAGTAGTTCTCACGACCTAATAGTCGGCCACCACGGATGAATAATAGCTGTACACAGGCCATAGATGTATCAACAGCAATCCCTAACACATCTAAGTCACCACGCTGCGTCACCATCCGTTGCTTTTCTTGTATTTTTTCAATACTGCTCAACTGATCTCGATACCGTGCTGCATCTTCAAATTGCAAGTCTTCTGCAGCTAGTTCCATCTTCTCTTTGATTTCCTTCAACAATGGTATAGGCTTACCTTCAAAGAGCTCTATGATTTCATCGATGTATTTCCGATAGTCAGGTATAGATATTTTATTAAAGCACGGCGCCTCACAATAATGCATATGATATTGCAAGCATGGACGCTCTACCTTCATAGACTTACATGTGCGCAGTGGGTAGTACTGGCGTATCAATTTCAATACTACATGGACCGATGTTACATCTGTGAAAGGACCAAAGTACTTAGCCCCATCACGTTCAAGGCGACGTGTCATATATACGCGAGGATAGTCCTCTTGAACAGAGATTTTCACATACGGATAGGTCTTATCATCGCGGAGCCGAATATTGTATTTAGGCTCATGCTCTTTGATAAGCGTATTCTCTAATATGAGAGCTTCCATCTCTGTCTTTGTTTGGATGATCTCTACATCGACGGCACGCTTCATCATAGCCGTAACCTTAGGCGCTCGGTTCGCATCGTTACGCACATAAGAACGCACGCGATTACGTAAGTTAATAGCTTTACCTACATAGATGATGCGGTTGTACTGATCACGCCATAAATACACACCGGGCGTAGTTGGCAAATGACTGACCTTCTCTAGTAATTCTTCAGATGGCATATGTCCTCCTTTCCTTATAGATTTCATGGAAATAGAATACATTCTTATCTAAGATATGTTCATGGTAAATGCTTAGAAAATGTATTCTATTTCCCTTATGATTTTTTATAGAAACTAAATGTAATACTCTATTTTAGTTCTTATTTTTAGCTGCTTTCATAAATTTCTTAGTCTGTTCTAATACAGGGCCTAAGAATTTACCGGTATAGCTTTCTTTTACCTTGGCGATTTGCTCAGGCGTACCTGTTGCTACAATGGTACCACCGCGATTACCACCTTCTGGACCTAAATCGATAATATGATCCGCCATCTTAATAACATCTAAGTTATGTTCAATAACGACCACTGTATCTCCACCATCAACGAGTTTTTGTAGTACATCTAAGAGCTTACGAATATCTTCAGCATGTAAGCCTGTAGTAGGTTCATCAAGGATATAAAGGGTTTTGCCTGTACTACGACGAGCCAATTCAGTAGCTAATTTAACGCGTTGAGCCTCACCACCAGATAATGTTGTGGCAGCTTGACCTAAACGGATATAGCCAAGACCTACCTCTTGTAAGGTAATCATCTTACGATGAATTTTAGGGATAGCACTAAAGAATTCTACTGCATCATCTACCGTCATATCTAATACATCAGCAATGGATTTGCCTTTGTATTTAACCTCTAAGGTTTCGCGATTATAACGAGCGCCTTTACATATTTCGCAAGGTACGTATACATCTGGCAAGAAGTGCATTTCAATTTTAATAATACCATCTCCACGACAAGCTTCACAGCGACCGCCTTTTACGTTAAAGCTAAAGCGTCCTTGTTTATAGCCGCGCATCTTAGCCTCTGGTGTTTGGCTATAAAGCTCGCGTATAGCATCAAATACGCCGGTATAGGTAGCTGGATTAGAGCGAGGTGTACGACCAATAGGGCTTTGGTCAATATTAATGATTTTATCAATATGTTCTAAGCCGCGGATTTCTTTATGGTCCCCTACCTTATGGAAGGAACGGTACAACTGATTCGCTAAACCTTTATAAAGAATTTCATTGATTAAGGTAGACTTACCAGAACCACTGACACCAGTAACCACATTAAATAGGCCGATAGGGAATTTTATATTTACATTTTGTAAATTATTTTCCTTCGCACCGCGAATTTCGATGCAATTCTTACCTGGCTTACGTCGCTCTTCAGGGAGCGCTATAAACTTACGTCCACTCAAGTACTGACCAGTAATGGAGTTTTCTACCTTCATCACTTCGTCTACAGTACCAGCTGCAATAATTTGACCCCCATGCTCACCTGCACCTGGACCGATATCTACGAGATAGTCTGCAGCACGCATCGTATCTTCGTCGTGTTCTACAACGAGCAATGTATTGCCTAAGTCACGTAAACCTTTCAAGGTATCGATAAGACGATCATTATCTCGTTGGTGTAAACCGATAGATGGTTCATCTAGAATATACAACACACCAACAAGGCCAGAGCCAATTTGTGTAGCCAAGCGAATACGTTGTGCTTCACCACCAGAAAGGGTCCCTGCACTACGGTTCATGGTAAGGTAATCGAGGCCTACATTGTTGAGGAACCCAAGACGAGCATTGATTTCCTTCAAAATTTGAGCACCAATCACTTGTTCCCGCGCAGTTAACTGTAAATTACCAAAGAAATCCAGTGCTTCTTTAATGGTCAATTGGGTCACTTCATTGATATTCTTATCCCCTACGGTAATGGCTAATACTTCAGGTTTAAGACGAGCACCATGACAAGTAGTACATGGCTTAATGGACATAAATTTTTCAAACTCTTCACGCATGGAATCGGTAGATGCTTCACTATGACGGCGTTTTACCATCGGCAAAATACCTTCGTACTCCGTAAAGAATTCCTTTACTTCACCTCTCATATTTTCATAGGTGAAAGCTACCTTATCCGTCGTGCCATACATAACCTTCTTCTGTAATGCTTTTGGCAATTCATCATAGGTAGAGTCTAAAGAATATCCATTAGCTTTTAATAGGCCTTCTACTTGACGCATAAACCATGCATTAGGATTAGAACTCAATGCTTGCACACAACCATCGGCAAAACTAATAGAGCCATCCGGAATAACGCGCTCTTCGTCTACTTCCATAGTGGATCCAATACCCAAACATGCTGGGCAAGCACCAAATGGGCTGTTAAAGGAGAACATACGCGGTTCAATTTTCGGCAAAGAAATATGACAATCTGGACATGCAAAGTGTTGGCTATACATGTGTTCAGGTCCATCTACCTCTTGGATAACTACAATGCCTTCTGCCCATTTTGATGCGGTCTCCATAGAGTCTGCTAAGCGAGATTCAATACCTTCTTTTACAACGAGACGGTCTACTACGATATCGATGGAATGTTTTTTATTTTTCTCTAATACAATATCTTCATCTAATGTACGTACAACACCATCTACACGGGCACGAACAAAGCCTTCTTTTCGAAGTTGTTCAAAGACAGATTTATGCTCCCCTTTTTTCCCTTGAATCATAGGGGCTAATACTAAAATCTTAGTACCTTCTGGGAAGCTCATTACGTCATCTGTCATTTGTTGTATTGTTTGCTGTGTAATAGGCTTACCACATTCAGGACAATGAGCATGACCTACGCGAGCAAATAATAGACGCAAGTAATCGTAAATCTCCGTTACAGTACCAACTGTAGAACGAGGATTACGGCTTGTGGTCTTTTGGTCGATAGAAATAGCTGGAGATAAACCTTCAATATAGTCTACATCGGGTTTATCCATTTGTCCCAAGAATTGACGTGCATAAGCAGATAAAGACTCTACATAGCGTCGTTGCCCTTCTGCGTAAATTGTATCAAATGCCAAGGACGATTTGCCAGAACCACTGAGGCCTGTCAACACAATAAACTGGTCCCGTGGTAAGGATATATCTATATTTTTAAGGTTATGCTGACGCGCACCTTTTACTATCAATTGATCTTTCATTATGTTCCCTATTTAAAGAGATGATACCAAACGGCATCATCTCTCCGATTACTAACATGAAATAATATATGTATATTATCGCACATATAGTCTATATAATCTATGTGTTTTATTACAATCTAATTACTCTTTGAGCTAGTCCGCTTGCTACCTTTAGTTGATGCAGGTTTTTTTAACTTGCTTTCACCTGCACTATGCATATCGGACCATTGTTGACGTAGTTCCCCTAATTGGTCGCGAAGTTTTGCAGCCTTTTCAAATTCAAGCTGCTTTGCAGCGGCCTTCATTTGACGATCAAGCTCTTCAATTTTATTGAATAACTCTTCCGGTGTTATATCTGCCACCTTAGGCGTAGATATATCTTGTACATATGGTTCGTGTCCATGGTCCATACCCGTTGTAGAGGATTTCTTTTTCCCTTTCTTCGATGAAAAGTCCTTTCCATCGGTGACCATATCTTCTTCAATTTTCGTCAACTCAATAAGCTCTTTTACATCTTTAGAGACAGACTTAGGCGTAATATTATGTTCAATATTATAAGCCTCTTGCTCGGCACGACGACGATCTGTTTCATCGATGGCGCGCTGCATAGAACCTGTTACACGATCAGCGTACATGATAACGTGACCATTCACATTACGAGCGGCACGCCCGATAGTTTGAATCATGGCTGTATCGGAGCGTAAGAAACCTTCTTTATCCGCATCTAAGATAGCCACTAAAGAAACCTCTGGCATATCAAGACCTTCACGAAGCAAGTTGATACCAACTAGTACATCGAATACACCAGCTCGTAAATCCCGAATAATTTCAGCACGCTCGATGGTAACAATATCCGAATGGAGGTATCGAACGCGGACGCCCATTTCCTTCAAGAACTCTGTTAAATCCTCTGCCATTTTCTTTGTTAAGGTCGTAACGAGGACACGCTCATTCTTGGCAGCACGCTTATGAATTTCACCGAGCAAGTCATCCATTTGTCCCTTAATAGGACGAATTTCAATGGATGGATCAAGTAGACCGGTAGGACGAATGATTTGTTCAGCAATATTCGTTTGTACTTCCATTTCATAAGGACCAGGCGTAGCCGATACGTAAACGATTTGATTGATACGCTCCACAAATTCATCAAATTGAAGTGGTCTATTATCGAGTGCAGATGGCAGACGGAAGCCATATTCGATTAGTGATTCTTTACGTGCACGGTCACCATTGTACATGGCCCGTACTTGAGGAATGGTTACATGAGACTCGTCCACCATGATGAGGAAATCATCTGGGAAA comes from the Veillonella dispar genome and includes:
- the uvrC gene encoding excinuclease ABC subunit UvrC; translation: MPSEELLEKVSHLPTTPGVYLWRDQYNRIIYVGKAINLRNRVRSYVRNDANRAPKVTAMMKRAVDVEIIQTKTEMEALILENTLIKEHEPKYNIRLRDDKTYPYVKISVQEDYPRVYMTRRLERDGAKYFGPFTDVTSVHVVLKLIRQYYPLRTCKSMKVERPCLQYHMHYCEAPCFNKISIPDYRKYIDEIIELFEGKPIPLLKEIKEKMELAAEDLQFEDAARYRDQLSSIEKIQEKQRMVTQRGDLDVLGIAVDTSMACVQLLFIRGGRLLGRENYFVQHDGDSPETIMTDFIKQYYGDTNFIPKELLLPMDSSDRDLLSEWFTQLKGQNVEVSVPQRGYKMDMIKMAHENAETFLEERRRQWQYQIDKTGGAVKKLAEVLDLPRLPERMECFDISHTQGAETVASMVVFEGGKPAKKEYRRFKLKTTQGKPDDFKSMAEIMERRYGNETDWPMPDLIIIDGGKGQLNAALPLIRAVGVTDVPVISLAKRIEEVFVEGQSESIILSHHTPELQLLQQIRDEAHRFAITYHRKLRGKRNLESILDHIEGIGPKRRKALWAHFNSLEAMKEASIDELSKVESMNYKTAEALYNFFRMSKVEKQDILK
- the uvrB gene encoding excinuclease ABC subunit UvrB, producing MKHNTYNYEGGQPFKVEAPFTPTGDQPTAIQSLTDGIERGEWAQVLLGATGTGKTFTMAKVIEAVQKPTLIIAHNKTLAAQLCSEFKSFFPNNAVEYFVSYYDFYQPEAYIPSSDTYIEKDASINDEIDKLRHSATMSLFERRDVIIVASVSCIYGLGDPEDYSELVLSLRLGQTKSRDEILSKLVDIQYTRNDMNFIRGTFRVQGDTIEIFPAAYSERAIRVELFGDEIDRLVEVDALTGEVIVERKHVAVYPASHYVTTKEKMKVAVERIEAELDEQLAKLKAADRLLEAQRLEQRTRYDIEMMQEMGYCSGIENYSRHMSERKAGEAPHTLIDYFPDDFLIMVDESHVTIPQVRAMYNGDRARKESLIEYGFRLPSALDNRPLQFDEFVERINQIVYVSATPGPYEMEVQTNIAEQIIRPTGLLDPSIEIRPIKGQMDDLLGEIHKRAAKNERVLVTTLTKKMAEDLTEFLKEMGVRVRYLHSDIVTIERAEIIRDLRAGVFDVLVGINLLREGLDMPEVSLVAILDADKEGFLRSDTAMIQTIGRAARNVNGHVIMYADRVTGSMQRAIDETDRRRAEQEAYNIEHNITPKSVSKDVKELIELTKIEEDMVTDGKDFSSKKGKKKSSTTGMDHGHEPYVQDISTPKVADITPEELFNKIEELDRQMKAAAKQLEFEKAAKLRDQLGELRQQWSDMHSAGESKLKKPASTKGSKRTSSKSN
- the uvrA gene encoding excinuclease ABC subunit UvrA, whose product is MKDQLIVKGARQHNLKNIDISLPRDQFIVLTGLSGSGKSSLAFDTIYAEGQRRYVESLSAYARQFLGQMDKPDVDYIEGLSPAISIDQKTTSRNPRSTVGTVTEIYDYLRLLFARVGHAHCPECGKPITQQTIQQMTDDVMSFPEGTKILVLAPMIQGKKGEHKSVFEQLRKEGFVRARVDGVVRTLDEDIVLEKNKKHSIDIVVDRLVVKEGIESRLADSMETASKWAEGIVVIQEVDGPEHMYSQHFACPDCHISLPKIEPRMFSFNSPFGACPACLGIGSTMEVDEERVIPDGSISFADGCVQALSSNPNAWFMRQVEGLLKANGYSLDSTYDELPKALQKKVMYGTTDKVAFTYENMRGEVKEFFTEYEGILPMVKRRHSEASTDSMREEFEKFMSIKPCTTCHGARLKPEVLAITVGDKNINEVTQLTIKEALDFFGNLQLTAREQVIGAQILKEINARLGFLNNVGLDYLTMNRSAGTLSGGEAQRIRLATQIGSGLVGVLYILDEPSIGLHQRDNDRLIDTLKGLRDLGNTLLVVEHDEDTMRAADYLVDIGPGAGEHGGQIIAAGTVDEVMKVENSITGQYLSGRKFIALPEERRKPGKNCIEIRGAKENNLQNVNIKFPIGLFNVVTGVSGSGKSTLINEILYKGLANQLYRSFHKVGDHKEIRGLEHIDKIINIDQSPIGRTPRSNPATYTGVFDAIRELYSQTPEAKMRGYKQGRFSFNVKGGRCEACRGDGIIKIEMHFLPDVYVPCEICKGARYNRETLEVKYKGKSIADVLDMTVDDAVEFFSAIPKIHRKMITLQEVGLGYIRLGQAATTLSGGEAQRVKLATELARRSTGKTLYILDEPTTGLHAEDIRKLLDVLQKLVDGGDTVVVIEHNLDVIKMADHIIDLGPEGGNRGGTIVATGTPEQIAKVKESYTGKFLGPVLEQTKKFMKAAKNKN